Part of the Candoia aspera isolate rCanAsp1 chromosome 1, rCanAsp1.hap2, whole genome shotgun sequence genome, ctggctcctcgccaaccccaacaaggtcaccatggaccaggacctcgtgtgggcggagggaaggttgtACGTACCCAACTCTCAACGACAgatgatcctcaacagatcgcacgacagcaaacaggctggtcactttgggttcttgaaaaccccaCATCTAACTCGGAGGCAGttcctcgctgaggaaggacatcaagCAGTATGTGGCATCCTGTCCAGTGTGCGCAATGGCCAAGTGgccagctggcaaaccccaggggctgctgcaacccgtggctgaaccctcccgcccgtgggatgaaatctcaatggatttcattgtggacttagcgcctagccaaaagaaaatggtcatatgggtagtaaaagactacttctcaaaacaagcccacttcatcccctgtgcCTCAatcccatcagcacaacagctggtgaaactgttcctagtccacgtttACTGCCTACACGGCCGCCCCTCCCAGTTGGTGACTGATaaaggcacacaatttacctggaggttctggcgggctttttaaaaaactgataggtacccagcaagccctgtcaacctcctggcatccccagatggatggatctatggaaatccttaatgccacactggaacaattcctccgctcctatataaattaccaccaggacgattaggtggacttactcccgtttgcagaggtcgcatacaataatgcgatacatcaaagcacaggacaaatcccctttggggtggtgtcaggtcaggaggtcgtccccatccctgagttacCCCAACCACCATCCCCAGCAGTAGCCACCTGTGAGTGGGGTACGAaacttgcagattcctggccgatCATCAAAGAcatgcttaaagaggcacaaaccacctacaaaatacaagcggacaaacactggtgccaacaaccaacgtttcaggtgggggacatggtctacctatccaccagattcataaaatcaccacaaccatccaaaaaactggcccccaagtttattgggccattccaagTGACACagatcgtgaacccagtcacggtgcgcttggacctgccccataatttaaagtgactgcacccggtgttccactgcagcttactcaggCCAGCAAGTgtcccctcccggtggcacccacgcatgccccccccccaccagtgatgatagacaggcAGCAACATTTCAAagtaaaggaggtacttgactcccgcaagctacagggctccctccaatacttaatcaaatggaaacacttcccgcACCCTGACTGGGTCGCTGCTcgcgacatccaggctccagacctgatccgcaccttccataccacctatccctccaaacccgtggcttaaccttctcaaaggggtgcagtatgtcatgatcaccgttgcgatgcttgtgacattgcaacggcttgcatgacaatgcagggaaatgggtccctggtggattaagggaaaaggcaactaggtaacaaaagagagcaacagcaattgacaagaccagaccaagaggtgcgcccgagctgtcaaagggattacgaaactgattgcccggcaatgaaccatcaccggccagggaagcaatcaaggaaatgcccggagcacaggaggggctccacaacccctcacctaccgacaaCAGAACCGGTGGGGCTCGGGggtgcacccggagtaagaaggggtggagtgctgaccggcccgggctatttaaatcctgttctggcgcgctccactcactctcagctttcttaaagggcatgcatactgttactcaaataaatccagaccctaagcctacgctagcatctgtgtttttactgggtagcaggcagagcctgacacatcttcatcatcatcattattgtacctttatgttgtacactgcccagagtcacacagtCTTAAGTTAGATGGCCTTATAaatctcaaaataaataaataattgaataaatacttCTTGAGACTGACTGGAACTCCACTTAATTGATACAGGGCCCAGCAGCACTATCCTGAAAGCCTGACtctgtcttcccttccttccctctattaCCCTAGGGAGGGTTCAATTGTTCTTGATGGTCACAAATGATAATGGAGCCCAACAGTCATACTGTTTAGGGATCTGTAACCATGAACCGTCCTGACAGGGCCATTCCCCTTAGCAATAGAAATGTGGATACAGGCACTGGAGATTCGGAGGGGCATATACATCCTTTGTCCAAGTTGTCACTTAGTAATTCCTTCCATGTGTGTTACTCTTGAGTCAACATGAGATAATGTCTCTCAACTGGAATTTGGGCTCCTGGCTTTGAGGGAAAGGAACAGTCACATGCCTGGGATGGGCTTCAAGGCAGGCCTCTTGATTTTAAAGGAAGGAGCTTGGGGTGCTGACTCATGACAATGACAGCTGATCATCGGACATAAGGCCATCAGGGGAAACATGAGGGAATAAACAGGTTCTTTATCCCTGCAGACAGCAGATGGATTCATAGGGGTCAAGAGTGCTTGAGGAGATCAAAACATTTCGAACATGTGAAGGCTGAGCCTGGGCCAAGTTCTGCCAGTCCAAAAAGGACTGATCCCTCCTCAAAATCCATTTTAGTGAGGTTTTTTGGCACAACTCTCAAGTCCTCCTATCCAAACAAAATTGTTACCACAGTTTGGAATCCAAGCTATATATGGCATGTAGTGTAGATTAAGAGCTTATAGAAAATAGTAGTtcctattttaaatagttttattattAAGTTTAATTTCTGCACTAGTAGAAGACATTTGCAGttttcaattcctttttttttttatttgcaagctttccttttgtaaaataaaatccacccccacactccccaggcACTGAAGGGAGAGACAAACACCCCATCCATGGTCCAAGTTTCTAGTGCTTTGTGTCCATTGAATCTGGGTCAGTCTGGCTATTGGTGGTTCAGAAACAAAGAACCCGCGACACATGGTTCCATCCGAAGGCCAGCGAGGGTCAGGGAAGCTCTCTGTCTCTTGCCCAGGGAAGGAGAGGGGCTCACAAGGGGGCCCAGTGGTGGAACAGCTCCTTCGCATCCATTGCCCTTCAAAGAGGGGCTGTGGCCTTCCTGTCAGAGTGGAGGAGAAGAGGAATCCGGCTCAGGACTGAGGAACGTATGGTGTGATCCTGCCCTGCTTGGTTAAACAAACTCTTGTCTTCAGGCTGGATGGATTACATCCCAGAGCATGGGGGGAGTTGGCAGAACTGACCTCAGAGCTGCTGACTGTAATTTTTCAAATCCGCTGGAGAGATTTGATGAGAACTGGGGAGGTGTGGAAGACTGGAGAGGAGCAAAGACAGTCCCACCttttcagaaggaaaagagggCCCAGAAACTACAGACCAGCTATTTTAACACCTGCACGATAAAAGAAGAACAACCAGGTGTCAAGCACAGCTGTCTGTGAGCCCTTGGGAAAGATAGTTACAAGTATATAGAATCAGGCTGGTTGTGTCAAAACCTAATCATATCTGACTAACCTTATCTCTTATGACAGTCTGTTAGACCATGGGAACGCTCTGGATGTGGTTCCTCTTGATCGCAATAAGGTTTTGACAAAGGCTCACAGGACATCCTTGGGGACATGATGGACAAACATGACTACCCAGTTCTGAGGTTTGATACTGTATGCCTGCAACTAGCTGAACAATCAGATCCAACGGTGCTCAGGAATGGTTCCACATGGAACTGGTGGAAAGTAGTGAGTGAGGTCCCCAAGGCTTATCCCTTCACTTAGTGCGCTTCAACATCTTTTTACTCAAATTCTCTGCAGAGCTTGCTCTTTCTGGCTTATTGTTCGCAGCCAAAGAAAAATGGCCCTTTATCGCCTCTGGGCCGAATGCTTGATACCCTTGCATTAGAGGGTGGAATGGAAATGATGGGCTACAAGGTTTGGGAGGCAAAGTTCTGGATGACACTTGGTGGCAGCAAAAAACAGAGAATCGTAGGATTAGACGAGAGAATCAGAGGACTGTAATGTTGGAAGGGACCGCTCGTACCTCCTAGTCCCTCCAATGTGCAGGAAAGCCAATTCAATCACCCCAGGCAGAGAGCTGTCCCACTCCTCTTCTAAACTGCCAGAGACGGAGAACCCACCACCTCCACAGGGAGACTGTTCTACCATTAGATGGATCCTACTACCAGGAAGCTTTTCCTCAAAATCTAGACCCCGGTTTCTATGGCCATGGAAATGAGTTCCTGACCAGACCGCTGATAGTCTCCTTTTCCTTCAAATTATTGCCTAACAGATAGAAAATGGGTCTCTTTCCAGCTTTGTGGTGTCAAGATATTTACAACCATAAAAGGACACCTTATCAAAAATAAGGTCTGATACTGATCATATTACATAAATATGATGTTCACTACATttctctgtcaaacacaactatcttggggtttgatatattatttttcaagtaCATACTCACAATGAGTATGAATAtcaaatctgtcatgagtactgatggcgagcaggagggggcctctatccaggggggaaaacgcaggcgtagtactgaggaattgagcagccattcgaagagacacagatcagacccgccttagcctttggggtttgtctgtctgggtttttcccacgcttcttcagtttgttaggattttctgtcttatgtagcagtaataaacactagagacctgctcctcgtctcagcgtgattcctgtcGGTTAGGACAAAACCTATGGAACATTTGTTGCAAATCATTTGAGTTCTTAGACAATATACCATCATCAATATGTAGAAGTACagtaatgaacaaaacaaaatgtattccATTTGTTCGcagccctccttccttcctcccacccctcTACCCATCCTTCCTTCTTCATAATAGTTGGAAAGGATAACAGATAATAACAGGGACAGGAAAATATCCATTAATAACCAAGGTCTTATTTATTAATAAAGTCTGTTTCTCTATGAAGTTAATAGAGACTAAAACAATGTGGGTCCTTTAAActctagaattttaaaaaaaactattatttattagatttttattccacttttattttctctctctctctctctctgtatcatCATCTCAAGGCAGCTACATAATGCCCTTGCCttctcttttcctcacaacaaccctgtgagatgggttgagctgagaaagggggactggcccaaaatcacccagcaggTTTTCCtgcctacggcaggactagaactcattgtctcctggtttctgggccagcatcttcaccactacaccaaactgggtttcTAATAGCCAACTAAGTGAAAAAATTAGTAGGGAACACAGCAAAGCCTCAGGAATCGATGGAGACAAATGTATTTAACAACACTGACAGTGAAGCCAACTCAACACATGTTTAAAGACTCCTTTGATTAAAAGGAATAAAGTGTGAAACTTCCACATATCAACCTTTATTTCCAAGTTGGGCATTGGGACTCACTGGGAACAACTGgtattcatgaaaaataaaaaggatgagTGATTGTTGCTGATTAATAGGTACATTATGATCAGTCACATTACTTGTTATCCAATTATTTGATGGACAAGACCCTccttcttttcatcatttttttcaaaatcagatcAAATAGTAAATGTGCCCCAAATCCAAAATTAATGTGACCTATCCCTGCATAAGTCAGAGATTCTTGTGCCTGATTATATTTTCTCTGCAATTCAGATCAGGCCTCAGTaggataatgtagcatttggggaaaaagatacaaGCCAAGAGACCGGCTCCAGaaaccaagatggagaagatctccacggccaccatggatttccctttggtgctcaggtaggtggggaggAAGGTGATCCAAACgctgcaaaagaccagcatgctAAAAGTAATGAACTTGGCTTCGTTAAAGCTGTCAGGCAATTTCCGAGCCAGAAAGGCCACCGTGAAACTGACCAGGGCCAGGAAACCCAGGTAGGCGAGGACAGCGTAAAACATTGAACCTGAGCCTTCCTTACATTCCAAGACAGTCTCTCCCACCAAGGAGTGGAAGTCCAAGTGGGGAAATGGGGGAGAGGTTACCAGCCAGGTGGCACAAAGAACTACTTGAACCAGGGGGCAAGCTAAGACAATGGAGTTGGTCAGTGTCTTTCCTAAGAATTTCCTTGTCCTGttccctggcttggtggccatgaaggcCAGAACCACCATGACAGTTTTTGCCAACACAGAGGAAACTGCAAGGGAAAAGAGAATGGCAAAGGCAATTTGTCGGAAGAGACAGGTGAGCTTCCCAGGTCGACCGATGAAGAGCaaggagcagaggaagcagaggaggagggagaccaggaggatgtaggtgaggtttctgttgttggctttgacgatagGTGTATCGTAATGTTTAAGGAAAACCACTAGGACTGCAGATGTgatcacagagagagaaagagccagAGAAGCTAAAGCATATCCCAGGGTCTCTTGATAGGAAAGGAAGTGGACCTTCTTGGCAATGCAGTGGTCATTGTCTTTATTGGGGTATTGGTCCTCTGGGCAGGGGTCACAGCGAGCTGCATCTGAAATCAAGAGTCTTTGTCTAAGTATTTCAGATGTATCAGCCATAAGCAAgtcccgtcccccccccccccccgtgtctcAGGGTGACATGACTGTTCCCTTTCTGTAGTAGCCAAATCAAAGATGGTGATGCAATGGCCTACTATACGAATTTTGCTGCCCCACAAAGGTCAAAACATTCTTGGTTGAAGATGAGTCTAGAGATGGGTTGGTTACATGCAGGGAACTAAGGAATTCTAATTGTGAAGTCTTCtatgtgaagccaatttagtggcctgctacaaccactgaaatggagcaagcTTATAACACTGCTGATAAGCTggcttagaaaaagaaaaagtatcttaaaatagcttcagtgagcacacCAGAGAAACAGAGGTTGTTGGTCATACACATTCAGCCTCCCAAGCATAAGGAATCACATGCCTAGACAGATTAGgtcaagataagtaaaaagaattcttactgactttattctttgttgttctgttacatccatcttggtggaaaagatgaagttcctttgttgttcttttctttctaaatacttagtttgccctaaataTTCAGCCCtaaagctgccaagagctgtgtggaagaaaggggcagtatccttcatcaaggcctgagcgcatggccctgatgaatggagagcagaacagcatgcttgcttctccctgggtggaagaaggagagagagaggaagagcaactggagtggcaataaacagcttcctcagagttgcattgtgggacaacttaatttacatgcttattcacatgcaaatgagtcATGCTGGATTCGCCAGGACTTCAAACACTATGGAGAAAAACCTCCCTAGGAACACTGCTATGGGAGATTTGTCTACATTATCTGTTGGCATTGGCTGAATAGGATTAAAACAAGAGAGAGTTAGAATGACAGGaggtgggagagggaaggggCTCTTTTCCTGATCAAAAGTGATTCATGGGGAAACTGGCttcaggggggagggaggaaagaatgaTCCAGAGGCACAATAGCACTCAGAGCTCTCTGGCTCCATTTCTCTGCTTTCTGTTTTCCCAGTGGTATGTGATGGTAGGAGTGGAAAGGCTGTTAGGGAACCCATCAATTGTGCTGTGAAACTACTTTGTATTAAATTGCTGAGGAGTGAGAAAGTTGGCCTTTGCGGGCAAGACAGCTTATGGCCAGGTATTGAAAGTTTCTGATGAAAACTAGGAATACCTTCAAGCATGTCAATCCTATCAAAAATGACCAGAAATATCTTAATATTCTGATCAGCTGAATAGTTTCCTTCACCCAGCAAGATCTGCCTTTGAAGGAATTCCCCAGGTTTGCCCTACCTGTCTGATCAGACATGGTCCCTTCTGGACAAGGGTCACATCGGTAGCAGCAAACCTGCTCGCCCTCTGGAACGCTTCTCCTCTCCCCCGCATGGCACCTCTTCATgccacacctggcaaagggcactttctaaaagagaaaagagaaatgattGAGATGGCCTACGCAATGAGCACAtaacatttattcatttccacattcccatttccatcttcagaatgTCTTCAAAGAACTGGTTCACCATGGTCTACCAGAAACCAGGAGCAGCTCCTGGGAGAACTCAAGCCAATGGCATTCCCGACCCACCAATGGATGCTGGAGATAGGACCTGGGACCTCTGTGTTTAAAACAAGGCCTGTGAAACTGTCCTAGAGCCTTGCTAAAAGAAAGAACATAAGGTCCATGGAGTTCACTGTTTCCTGCTTCAGTTGCACCCTGAGTTTCCAGCAGGAGTTTTTCCCAATCCCAACCCTTCTCGGACATGCATATTGCAGACCTCAGGTGTGTTGTATGCAAAGCAGGTCTTTCACCACATGGTTGTCATCTCTTGTGATTCAGTACAGCTTTTGTCTGGTTACAAGAACCTTCTGTATCCTCAGGAGAGAATGGATCTTTCCCTGGATTCAGAACGTATCCTCCAGCCTACCTTTGTGGCCCAGATGATTGAATCTGGGTTAAGGGCGAAATCCTGGCCTGGGGGAGCCCCAGGAACTATTTGGCCAACTTTCACAGGGACAAAAGATTGATTGGGGAGGAAAACCCAGTTGAGAAGATCGTAACGAGCTGAACCCAGTCCATCTTCTGAGAAGGAGACTTCacttccagcactgttgttgaaCCGGACGTTCTTCAAATAAGGAAGaatctgacagaaagaaaagacaCCTTAGAAACTGGGGTACCTGCAAATGAGACATCGTGGCTCTATCACTCCCTCATGGCGTCCGTCTTTGGAGAGAAGTTGTATGTCTGTAGTTGGTGAATAACTTTGTGGTCGGGAATGTGCAAGAGCAGGTTGCTGATAGATCTCAGGCCCCTGTGTTGCCTGGCTCcctcctgtctccaacctcctcCCCAGCTTCAGCCTTGAACCAGCAGGGGAGGAGACGTGAGGAGACTAGCAGGGATAGGGGTGCTCTGTGGCCCTGCAGCAGCCAGGAAGGAaagcagccaaaagaaaatgggaagagcTCCTTGTTTTCTCCACAGAGACTCTGAGGTCCTGGGGAAACAGAGTGAAGAGGCAAAGCCCTGCCGCAAACCGTGCTGTACAGACCGTCCAATACAAAAGCTATATTCTAGCTGTAGTAACAGTggctagtaatagtagtagtagaatAAAAATAGTAGGAATATATTTGTAATAGTATTGCCTAGAAGTAGTAGTAGAGAGTGTGGTAAGGTAAGAATAGAATAACATTCTTTAGTATAGTTTCATTAGTAATAAGATAGGATGGAAAGATATTCGCTCCAGAAAAagtcacacagcttttgaaagaTTCACTTTTGTACTGTAGATAGTTTTgttgaaaataaaacataaataaaagggGAGATCTAAAATCTCCAAGTGTTGTAGATTTCAGTGCTTTTTGGGAGACCATTTTGAGCCTGAAACAATCAAACgttagcatatatatatatataaaagattcaagaaaagacaaaaagattGAGAAGAAAATCCTACGATTTGCAAATCAAAAGCGGTTACCAAAATCTCTTGAAGAAAGTGCCCTGAAGGCAAGCCTTTCAAAGATGAAATGGAATATGGGAGAACATCGTAACGAAGACCACAGTGACTTCATTGGGGAGCTGATGCAATGCACTGAAGAGGCAAGAAGGAGAAAGCCAAAAGAGATACAAGGAAGAATCTTGGAAGAGACCAAAAGGCTTCTTCAAAGAGAAGACAGGTGGATAGAACTCCTCGGAATAATGCCGAATACTTTCTTCTTTGCAAGTTAATATGGAGGAGACCAAAAGAAGATCTGGAGAAATTCCAAGAGCAGAAACTTCTTGAGGCAGCAAATAAGTGAAGCAGCATCAGAAAGCGCAAATGGGAAATAGCACGGCGTAAAGGaacaatagcagcattaaaagacaaaaatggaaaggaaaagatgggaaagaAAGACGTCGAGCAGATCTGGAAAGAATTCTAGATGGACCTGTTTGCATCTCGTCTGGACATCCCAATCCTGCCATTGGCCACCACAACTAAGCATATACTGCCCATCCTAATAAGTGAAGTTTGTCACGCCATCCATCGGATGACACTGGGGAAAGCTCCAGGAAAAGATGGTATAACAATGGAAATACTGAGGGCTGGAGGTCATGAACTACGGAAAGCACTTGCAGAGTGCTTTGCCAGGCATGTAGAGatgcaaaaaattcctgactgctgGAAGGAGTCTACTACAGTTCTGCTGTACAAGAAGGGAGATCTCAAAAATTATAGCTCgatctcaaaaattataggcTGATTTGCCTATTATCGATTGTCTACAAGCTATCCATGAAAGTGATTACAAACCATCTTATGAGAACCTGAGACGAGCAACAGCTGTGAGAGCGGGCTGGCTTCAGAAGCCAGTACAGTACTACCGATCATATATTCACTCTTACTCAGGTCATCAAAtggtcaagagaatataaatttccacGTGCGATCACGTTTGTGgattatgaaaaagcatttgacagtgtcaaagtcaatgcagtaatgcaagTGATCAGTGCACAAGGAATCAACTCTGACTACACTGCACTGCTGAAAGAAGCAAATACCaactgcttcacaaatattactGTCTTCAAAACCGAAATACAAATACCAGTGGAGGAAGATGTAAAGCAAGGTGGTATGAgctcacctaaacttttcaatgCTTGCTTGGAAAATACCATGCGCAAATGTCCTGGGAAGACAGAATTGATATAAACAGAGggaagataaaccatctcagatttgtgGACAACGTTGTACCGATCacaaaggattgattgattgaattatatttcaaaatctatcaccgcccatctctcccggaAAGGGGACTctcgaaagctgcaaaaaatgctttgacAACTTGATGCCGAAAGCAGAAAcgtgggtctaaagatgaatctCACTAAAACAAActatatgcagacagggaactttccaaaattccaaatgaggcttcagaatgaacctATCGAAGAGGATGACCACTGTGTCTACCTGggatggctaatcaaaatgaataacGATCCAAGAGAAGAACTGCTTAGaataaagaaagctggatgggctagatacagcTCCATTAGAGAAGTCTGACAGAATGAGAAGATTGAAGGAAAACTGTGTGCTAATCTTGTTAATTTGACTGTCCTATCGGTGGTGCTAtatggaagggaagcatggttgtgaagaaaggcagaagaggaagagctttcaagagcagGAAGGGCTACggaagatccatgctgaaagtttctctctgagaccaTGTCGCAAACggccagattagaacacaaagtggaataaatgatgtcgtTGAATACCGAAAACGAAAGCTACGCTGGGCACGGCATGTTGCACGCGTGTTGGATGGCTGTTGTACAAGAGCAGTTGCCAAAGGGTattgaagagaaggaaagagacctatcagccaaagagatgggaagatccagtaGTCAAGGACTTGGGCCagacctggagaagaaaagccaggaatcaaGACAAATGGAAAGGGGGTTGTGACCAGCTGGACACTGTACGGCTATAGTCTGGTCAATAAAGGTGATCGAGGTGATGTAGTTTTATATGGTATAGTAAGAGCCAggatggtctagtggttaaggcagcggactggaaaccaggagactgtgagttctagtcccgccttaggcatgaagctggctgggtgaccttgcgccagtccctccctctcagcccaagagccaatcaggcgtagtaggagagttctagtcccgccttaggcatgaagctggctgggtgaccttgggccagtccctctctctcagcccaactcacctcacagggttcttgttgtggggaaaataggaggagggcggagtatttggtatgtttaccaccttgaattatttataaaagtaatcatggcaggatagaaaataaacaaagaaacaaactaacaaataaataagaacccATGACAGGGAGCAACACCTAATCACAAGAATCCATCCTGGAGCAGGTAAAATTAATACTGCAAGAAGATTCTATTGGGGACATTTGGAATACGGCTTATTCGATTCATGCTTTACGAGAAAGATGCTgacatacaaacattttaatgcCATACTGCAAATGTCACTGTTTGGTTCTACTCCTGAAATCCTTagctatataatttttttaatgtttcaaatgGTCCATGGTCTTGTAAATGAAATATTCGATTATGGGAATGAGCCAATGAATTCCAGAACAGTAAGATTCCCCAGGGCTTTCTTGACTCTTTTGAGACAATAGTCAAAGAGTGCAGAATGAAGCACCAGGTCTGACTCAGTGGAAGGAAGTGCCTGTCCCAACCTTGAGAGTGATCCAAGATTTAGCCTTTGATGTGGAACAGCCTGATGAATTTTGGACTGGCAGGCCCATTAGGAGCATCTTTCATTGGAGCCCTGCTGTGTGTCTTGAGGTTGGCAGAGGCTGCTTTCACACAACAACTTGAACCGTACAACAAATGGCCAATTACCAGATCAGCCTGAATTCACAAAAAATGCTAAGCCATTGAAAAATAACAAGGTTAAAGCGAGCCAAGCTTAGTGTTTTGTTTATACGCTGGATTCAGATCACATGCTAAGGCCAACTTGTGCACATGTGACCACGAGGATTTGCACTGACCTGTGGAAGCATCTTGCACAAGCACAGCCAGATTGCCATCTTGCTCGGCTGATGCTCCTGCCTGGGATGGTCAGGAATGGAAACTCAGGCAGTTGCAGAAGAAGCtgtggctcttcaggacctgagAGGGAGGCCTGTCCCACCTGAGCACTGTGGACAACTGGTTGGGTTGTCTCTTTTCCTCCCCATGTCCCTTTTTCATCAAAACATTGTATTTCAGGcatttttattgcatattttaataatttgtctTTTAATATGTTTTCATTGATCATATGTGATCAAATTGTTGTTGACTCTTCACGACTCTGTTTTGAGTTGTAGTGTACAGGTATTTAATAAGTAATTTAGTACATATATGTGGGAACCTTCCTCGCTTAAGTATCTTTGGAATGGAAAAGAGAAGGACGTTCTGTATCCCCAGGAGAGAATAAATCTTCCCCTGGATTCAGAACCTGTCCTTCCAGCCCACCTTTGTGGCCCAGATGACTGCATCTGAGTTAATGGAGAAATCCTGGCCTGGGGGAGCTCCAGGATCTATCTGGCCAACTTCCACTGGGACAAAAGTCTGACTGGGGAGGAAAACCCAATTCAGAAGATCATAACGAGCTGATCCCAGTCCATTTTCTGAGAAGAAGACTtcatttccagcactgttgttgaaCTGGACATTCTTCAAATAGGCCAGAATCTGAAAGAAAAGACACCCTTAGGAATTGGGCCAACTGCAAGTGAGACATTG contains:
- the LOC134487644 gene encoding vomeronasal type-2 receptor 26-like, producing MKTLEDHYRPGDLIIGGNLPLRILGSFVLLDLQKDPFLSDTNYSVIPNNYQQFLAMVFAVTEVNKDLVLLPNVTLGFRIYDNRQIERRISLNSLSLLSTRGRMVPGYQCDRQDTLLSVISGSDSKSSRQMAPIFTIFKVPQWNWVGLLAPEDDRGADFISSLVPMLKAKEICLAFSEMLESDNFFTALKLMESDNLFTRADKLSKLLQIPKSWFKAEVIILFGDSSEIPEEGVGECTGKENVQNLPASVFEKSMTGGSHNIYNAVYSVAHALQAMHGSGARPALMRLGKKISHVHSWQILAYLKNVQFNNSAGNEVFFSENGLGSARYDLLNWVFLPSQTFVPVEVGQIDPGAPPGQDFSINSDAVIWATKILPYLKNVRFNNSAGSEVSFSEDGLGSARYDLLNWVFLPNQSFVPVKVGQIVPGAPPGQDFALNPDSIIWATKKVPFARCGMKRCHAGERRSVPEGEQVCCYRCDPCPEGTMSDQTDAARCDPCPEDQYPNKDNDHCIAKKVHFLSYQETLGYALASLALSLSVITSAVLVVFLKHYDTPIVKANNRNLTYILLVSLLLCFLCSLLFIGRPGKLTCLFRQIAFAILFSLAVSSVLAKTVMVVLAFMATKPGNRTRKFLGKTLTNSIVLACPLVQVVLCATWLVTSPPFPHLDFHSLVGETVLECKEGSGSMFYAVLAYLGFLALVSFTVAFLARKLPDSFNEAKFITFSMLVFCSVWITFLPTYLSTKGKSMVAVEIFSILVSGAGLLACIFFPKCYIILLRPDLNCRENIIRHKNL